In Arcobacter sp. F2176, the following proteins share a genomic window:
- a CDS encoding RND family transporter: MKSFFDKFILNNPKKVLVALLLLISFLGYYATKLQIDASSETLLLENDKDLKLTREVNKRYKNRDILVLTVSPKNDLLSKSSLDLIRDISSDLEKLPRVELVTSILTVPMLESPVREIKDLVDKVNLLEDKDVDKKLAKKEFLTSPLYKNALVSSDFKTTSVVINLIRDDEYFDFLDKRNALIKKQRDGTITNPEAIELESVKNEFKIYRDKLRKAEHQNILDVRTIIKKYDNQATLFLGGTSMIANDVISFVKNDLAVYGTTLVFILIFVLWVIFRQVIWITLPILICILSVIATSGILGLFGWEITVISSNFIALQLIITISIVLHLIVRYRELSGRFVHASQYKLVINTILSKLNPSFFAIITTIAGFGSLVFSGIVPVINLGWMMSAGIAMSLFISFIVFPTILIMSEIKRPHKKLENHSSLTSFSSYIVENKSKYIFIGTALIIVFSLTGTTKLKVENSFINYFKKDTQIYKGMEVIDKKLGGTTPLDIILDFKVEKKAKKESSSDDFSFEDEFESTSNDAQYWFTEDKMALIMKVHNYLESLDSVGNVQSLATLLKIGKTLNKGEPLDGFKLALLYNKLPEKYKNLILSPYIDIKKNEARFSLRIIDSNPNLRRNDFLNKIKNDLKEMIPQSEASYKVTGIMVLYNNMLQSLFNSQIKTLGFVIAILFLMFIILFRSIKVALIAIITNIVPIGIVFGIMGWLGIPLDIMTITIAAISIGIGVDDTIHYIHRFKEEFKVDHDYIEAMKRSHASIGYAMYYTTLVVVLGFSILVLSNLIPTIYFGLLTVIVMIAMLCSALLLLPRLLIIFKPYRK; the protein is encoded by the coding sequence ATGAAATCATTTTTTGATAAATTTATCTTAAACAATCCTAAAAAAGTTTTAGTAGCTCTTCTTTTACTTATATCTTTTTTAGGATACTACGCTACAAAACTACAAATAGATGCCTCTTCAGAAACGCTACTTTTAGAAAATGACAAAGACCTAAAACTAACAAGAGAAGTTAATAAAAGATATAAAAATAGGGATATTTTAGTTTTAACTGTAAGTCCTAAAAATGACTTATTATCAAAGAGTAGTTTAGATTTGATAAGAGATATTTCAAGTGATTTAGAAAAACTCCCAAGAGTAGAATTAGTAACATCAATTTTAACTGTTCCTATGCTCGAATCACCTGTTAGAGAGATAAAAGACCTTGTTGATAAGGTAAATCTTTTAGAAGATAAAGATGTCGATAAGAAACTTGCAAAAAAAGAATTTCTTACAAGTCCTTTGTATAAAAATGCCCTTGTAAGTAGTGATTTTAAAACCACATCAGTAGTTATAAATCTAATTAGAGATGATGAATATTTTGACTTTTTGGACAAAAGAAATGCTTTAATTAAAAAACAAAGGGATGGAACTATTACTAACCCTGAGGCTATTGAACTTGAGAGCGTAAAAAATGAGTTCAAAATATATAGAGATAAACTTAGAAAAGCAGAACATCAAAATATTTTAGATGTAAGAACAATAATAAAAAAATATGACAATCAAGCAACACTATTCCTTGGTGGAACTAGTATGATTGCTAATGATGTTATTAGCTTTGTAAAAAATGATTTAGCTGTTTATGGAACTACGCTTGTATTTATTTTGATTTTTGTTTTATGGGTAATATTTAGACAAGTTATTTGGATAACTCTACCTATATTAATTTGTATATTATCCGTTATTGCAACTTCAGGAATATTGGGGCTATTTGGTTGGGAGATTACTGTTATCTCATCTAATTTTATTGCGTTACAGTTAATAATTACTATTTCAATTGTGTTACATCTTATAGTACGATATAGAGAGTTAAGCGGAAGATTTGTACATGCTAGTCAATATAAATTAGTAATTAACACAATTCTATCAAAATTAAATCCATCGTTTTTTGCAATTATCACCACTATTGCTGGTTTTGGTTCATTGGTATTTTCTGGAATTGTACCTGTTATAAATCTTGGTTGGATGATGAGTGCAGGTATTGCAATGTCTTTGTTTATTTCATTTATTGTTTTTCCAACAATTTTAATAATGAGTGAGATAAAAAGACCCCACAAAAAACTTGAAAATCATTCTTCTTTGACTTCTTTTAGTTCATATATAGTAGAAAATAAATCAAAATACATTTTTATTGGAACAGCTTTGATTATTGTTTTTAGTTTAACTGGAACTACAAAATTAAAAGTTGAGAATTCTTTTATTAATTATTTTAAAAAAGATACACAGATATACAAAGGTATGGAAGTAATTGACAAAAAACTTGGTGGAACAACACCATTAGATATTATCTTAGATTTCAAAGTTGAAAAGAAAGCTAAAAAAGAGTCTTCTTCTGATGATTTCTCTTTTGAAGATGAGTTTGAATCAACTTCAAATGATGCCCAGTATTGGTTTACAGAAGATAAGATGGCTTTGATTATGAAAGTACACAATTATTTAGAAAGCCTAGATTCAGTAGGTAATGTTCAGTCTTTAGCAACACTATTAAAAATAGGCAAAACTTTAAACAAAGGTGAGCCTCTTGATGGTTTTAAATTAGCTCTTTTATATAACAAATTACCTGAAAAATACAAGAATCTAATACTGTCTCCTTATATAGATATTAAGAAAAATGAAGCTAGATTTAGCCTTAGAATAATAGATTCAAATCCAAATCTTAGAAGAAATGATTTTTTAAATAAGATTAAAAATGATTTAAAAGAAATGATTCCACAAAGTGAAGCAAGTTACAAAGTAACTGGAATTATGGTTTTGTATAATAATATGCTCCAATCACTTTTTAATTCTCAAATCAAAACCTTAGGATTTGTAATTGCTATTTTATTCTTGATGTTTATTATTTTATTTAGATCAATAAAAGTGGCACTTATTGCTATTATTACAAATATTGTACCTATTGGTATTGTATTTGGAATAATGGGATGGCTTGGAATTCCTTTGGATATTATGACAATAACAATTGCTGCTATTAGTATAGGAATAGGGGTTGATGATACTATTCATTATATACATAGATTTAAAGAAGAGTTTAAAGTTGACCATGATTATATTGAAGCTATGAAAAGATCTCATGCAAGTATTGGTTATGCTATGTATTATACTACCTTAGTAGTAGTACTTGGTTTTTCTATTTTAGTTTTATCAAATCTTATACCAACTATTTATTTTGGATTATTAACTGTAATTGTTATGATTGCAATGTTATGCTCAGCTTTACTTCTTCTTCCTCGATTACTAATTATTTTCAAACCATATAGAAAATAA